The Cydia pomonella isolate Wapato2018A chromosome 20, ilCydPomo1, whole genome shotgun sequence genome contains a region encoding:
- the LOC133529105 gene encoding uncharacterized protein LOC133529105 has translation MPLKPSEPQPKSSCDKHKCNKPSTEKIKMPKKLLISKKWHPDCAHEVTTKSAGIITSKPPRNKPNKTSNSLPVVPKQSKILDFCKTCGDTDDIETAVAVFSNTVTNSTSKTSAVSSKNSKHAVSPKYSQQELKTDSQKIKMETKVVKQYYKNEKYADSKSTIDYTKTSCRDVKINTKKSKGALKTDKKIKIEEEVVQEHYLNEKFADLYDSMHDFDTIGRNGQVLDTITEVNEKQVSSDNKSTLSQEKSSEESNIFTLPSEDEVSLKKLKEFREKNYFECHSSKNRIASKGSVISLQDHKCRYRLYLNDRLFPVAIDNDHNDNIRCVDCHLPLELAQEEDKVNGTIQAKVKLGSETQDMVLLLPIKEPLIIKQKRKEKNDDDVVYFGLIKMDQNGNSMFNPTLPSDSLALRYQRGYRQFNDVQSYRYDKIEDSDVIYI, from the coding sequence atgccTTTAAAACCAAGTGAACCGCAGCCTAAAAGTTCGTGTGATAAACATAAATGTAACAAACCTTCTACTGAGAAGATAAAAATGCCGAAGAAGTTGTTAATATCTAAAAAGTGGCACCCCGACTGTGCGCATGAAGTGACAACTAAATCTGCTGGTATAATCACCTCTAAACCACCCAGAAATAAGCCGAATAAAACATCAAATTCTTTACCTGTTGTGCCAAAACAAAGTAAAATTCTGGATTTTTGCAAAACGTGTGGAGATACTGATGATATAGAGACAGCTGTAGCTGTGTTTTCCAATACTGTAACAAATTCTACAAGCAAAACTAGTGCTGTGTCCTCTAAAAATAGTAAACATGCTGTGTCTCCTAAATATAGCCAACAGGAATTGAAAACTGACTCTcagaaaataaaaatggaaactaAAGTTGTAAAACAATATTACAAAAACGAAAAATATGCAGATTCTAAATCTACAATAGACTATACAAAAACATCTTGCAGAGATGTCAAAATTAACACGAAAAAGAGTAAGGGAGCATTGAaaactgataaaaaaattaaaattgaagaGGAAGTGGTACAAGAgcattatttaaatgaaaaatttgCTGATTTATACGATTCTATGCATGATTTCGACACTATAGGCAGAAATGGTCAAGTACTGGATACTATTACTGAAGTGAATGAAAAACAAGTATCGTCTGATAATAAATCTACATTATCTCAAGAAAAATCTTCTGAAGaatcaaatatatttactttacctTCAGAAGACGAAGTAAGTTTGAAGAAACTTAAAGAATTCAGAGAGAAAAATTACTTTGAATGTCATTCCTCCAAAAACAGAATTGCAAGTAAGGGAAGCGTGATATCTCTTCAAGATCATAAATGTAGATACAGATTATATTTGAATGACAGACTATTTCCTGTAGCAATAGACAATGATCACAATGACAACATACGATGCGTTGACTGTCATTTACCTCTAGAACTAGCTCAAGAAGAAGACAAAGTAAATGGCACTATACAAGCGAAAGTAAAACTAGGTTCAGAAACTCAAGACATGGTGTTACTTCTTCCGATAAAAGAGCCTTTGATAATTAAACAGAAGAGAAAAGAAAAGAACGATGACGATGTAGTGTACTTCGGGTTGATAAAAATGGATCAAAATGGAAATTCAATGTTTAATCCTACTTTACCGAGTGATTCTTTGGCATTGAGGTATCAGAGGGGATATAGACAATTTAATGATGTTCAAAGCTATAGGTATGATAAGATCGAAGATTCTGATGTTATCTATATTTAG
- the LOC133529088 gene encoding protein takeout: MWRVLAVVTVGVAFGSELPENFVRCRQKDPQLNECLKAAVPDALRKMRKGIPELVVPSLEPLLVAAINIQSGAGPVVLAQNYRKIQLHGLAETILTTYKADLKHYRLVTNSLTPKMEFIADYVMKGRILVLPIQGKGVANVTMVNLVVKHDLIGEPVLRDGQTYMHIKDYKVRFFPKRVFLHFTNLFNGDKRLGDQMNLFLNENSELVFNELKESYEKSLSSVFQNVTNTIFDKVPMNKIFLED; encoded by the exons ATGTGGAGAGTGCTTGCCGTTGTGACCGTCGGAGTAGCGTTCGGGAGTGAGCTGC cGGAGAATTTCGTGAGATGCCGACAGAAGGACCCGCAGCTGAACGAATGCCTGAAAGCTGCCGTTCCTGATGCCCTCAGGAAGATGAGGAAAG GCATTCCCGAGCTCGTTGTGCCATCACTAGAGCCCCTCCTCGTAGCGGCCATTAACATACAATCCGGCGCCGGTCCCGTGGTCCTAGCGCAGAACTACAGGAAGATACAACTTCATGGGCTGGCGGAAACTATCCTCACCACTTACAA AGCCGACTTGAAACATTACcgcctggtgaccaactccctGACTCCAAAGATGGAGTTCATAGCTGACTACGTGATGAAGGGTCGGATCCTGGTGCTACCCATCCAAGGGAAAGGTGTCGCCAATGTTACTATGG TGAACCTAGTAGTGAAGCATGATCTAATAGGCGAGCCGGTGTTACGCGACGGACAGACATACATGCACATCAAGGACTACAAAGTCCGCTTCTTCCCGAAGCGGGTGTTCCTGCACTTCACCAACCTCTTCAACGGAGACAAGCGGCTCGGCGACCAGATGAACTT GTTCCTGAACGAGAACTCAGAACTAGTGTTCAACGAGCTAAAGGAATCCTACGAAAAGAGTCTCAGCTCCGTGTTCCAAAACGTCACTAACACCATCTTCGATAAGGTGcctatgaataaaatatttctagaAGACTGA